In one window of Photobacterium leiognathi DNA:
- a CDS encoding ABC transporter ATP-binding protein, whose protein sequence is MSKPVGNPIIEGKNLIKDFDVNSNSLKKSKMRAINDVSFKMYKSRGLSVVGESGSGKSTTAKMIAKMYAPTDGTIEYFGRDIQSITKHDDLMKYRQGVQMVWQDPFGSLNPTHTIFHHIARPLLIHNKVKPGNKKELEETVYNLLEQVGLIPPKATAAKFPHQLSGGQRQRVNLARNIAVGAEVVLADEPTSMLDVSIRAGVLNLMEEMKFEREMALLYITHDIATARYIAEDLAVMYVGHMVEWGDTEEIIHDPQHPYTQLLVSAVPDPSKSIHEKLKGNKGEIPLWTPESAGCPFAGRCTHATDKCREQLPGVTQLSDNHFVRCYLYEN, encoded by the coding sequence ATGAGCAAACCTGTCGGAAATCCAATTATTGAAGGTAAAAATCTGATCAAAGATTTTGACGTCAATAGTAACTCGCTTAAGAAATCAAAGATGCGTGCAATCAACGACGTATCTTTCAAAATGTACAAAAGCCGTGGTCTATCTGTAGTTGGTGAATCAGGTTCTGGTAAATCAACTACCGCGAAAATGATCGCAAAAATGTATGCACCAACAGATGGCACTATTGAATATTTTGGTCGTGACATTCAGTCAATCACTAAACATGATGACTTAATGAAATACCGCCAAGGTGTGCAAATGGTATGGCAAGACCCATTCGGATCTTTAAACCCTACTCATACTATTTTCCACCATATTGCTCGCCCATTGCTGATCCACAACAAAGTGAAGCCAGGCAATAAGAAAGAGCTAGAAGAAACGGTATACAACCTACTAGAGCAAGTTGGCCTGATCCCGCCAAAAGCGACAGCTGCGAAGTTCCCCCACCAGCTATCAGGCGGTCAGCGTCAACGTGTTAACTTGGCACGTAATATCGCTGTCGGTGCTGAAGTTGTGCTTGCTGATGAGCCAACCTCAATGCTTGATGTTTCTATCCGTGCAGGTGTTCTTAACCTAATGGAAGAGATGAAATTCGAACGTGAAATGGCACTGCTTTACATCACCCACGATATCGCAACAGCACGTTATATCGCAGAAGATCTGGCGGTAATGTACGTAGGGCACATGGTTGAATGGGGTGATACGGAAGAGATCATTCACGATCCACAACACCCATACACCCAATTGCTGGTATCAGCAGTGCCGGATCCAAGTAAATCGATCCATGAAAAGCTAAAAGGTAACAAGGGCGAAATCCCACTATGGACACCAGAAAGTGCAGGTTGTCCATTTGCAGGTCGCTGTACTCATGCGACAGATAAATGTCGTGAACAATTACCAGGTGTAACGCAGTTATCTGATAACCACTTTGTACGTTGTTACTTATACGAAAACTAA